One part of the Quercus lobata isolate SW786 chromosome 7, ValleyOak3.0 Primary Assembly, whole genome shotgun sequence genome encodes these proteins:
- the LOC115951578 gene encoding uncharacterized protein LOC115951578, which translates to MTKFRYNEFSAVQPAAIPPQPRSHVFWQPPSTDLFKINYDGATFDSENKSGIGFVIRDSCGLAIASLSQQVPRVYQAAEIEAFAATRALELFATEIGIANVVLEGDSWLIFQALSAEVQSLSPIGLLIEDVKVFYQLINYFNLIQREKSIKLPIV; encoded by the coding sequence ATGACAAAGTTCAGATACAACGAATTTAGTGCAGTCCAGCCCGCTGCAATTCCACCACAACCTCGTTCTCATGTATTCTGGCAGCCTCCCTCTACTGATTTGTTTAAAATCAACTACGATGGTGCCACATTTGATTCGGAGAATAAGTCTGGGATTGGATTTGTTATTCGGGACTCATGTGGCTTGGCTATTGCATCTCTTTCTCAACAGGTGCCACGGGTGTATCAAGCAGCAGAAATTGAAGCTTTTGCAGCAACCAGGGCGCTGGAATTATTTGCAACAGAAATTGGGATCGCTAATGTAGTGTTGGAAGGGGATTCATGGTTGATCTTTCAAGCCTTATCCGCTGAAGTTCAGTCCTTGTCTCCCATTGGTTTACTGATTGAGGATGTTAAAGTCTTTTACCAGCTGATAAATTACTTTAATCTCATACAAAGAGAGAAGTCAATAAAGTTGCCTATAGTTTAG